The sequence GCTCCCCCGAGGGTTCACCTTTTTTATCCGCGTAGGGATCCTTGTTGATCGACAAAATGAATTCAGTAATGACCCCCATTAACTGATGACTGGGCACTCCATCAAAAAATTCTTCTGCTGTAAACTGATTTCTGAACGTCTTTACAATCAAGTCAACATATAGCTTGATCTCTGATGGCTTTAGCTGCTTTTTATTCTCAATTTTTTCTTCGATTTCAAAGTATGCGAGCATGGTTGATGCCGGTACAAACGGTACCGAAAAATGCTTCTCTTCTACTTCGTTTTGTTCGTCAATTACCTGCAATGTAATCTCCACTAATATCCCTCCAGATATAAAATAAGAGGACTCGGAAAGAGCCCTCCTTTACATAATTGAATTAAGGTGTTGGAACTGGCTCATAGACAGCTTCGAACCAAGAATCAGTAATAGCAGAATTTGTTGCGTTTTTACGAATCGTCGCTTTTTCCTCACCGTCAAAATCGCGTGAAATGAACGTTGCTGTGATTGTAGGCGTGTTGAACTCTACTGATTCACCCTTTGTATTCGCCGTTCGTGATGGACGAGCGAATTTCCCTTTGAATAACCATACAAAAGCATCATCCCCAGACTCACTAGTCATCTGGAAGCCTAGGGCAACATAAGGAGCAGTATCATTTCGACTCTGGATACGCACACCATCTGCATTAATTGTTTGACCAAGCAGATCCGCAAGCACTTCATCCGTTAAATCTTTCACGCCGATTTCAGCAGCTGTCGGACCATTAGCTGCAGCTGTTTCAGAAGGTCCGTTTTCCGCATAAAGCGTTGTCATACTTGTAGTGGGAGTTTCTGAAAGTGAAATTGCCGCACCAACCGGCTTTGGTGTGTCATATGTTGCACCCACACCTGGTTCATCAGTTAATTGTTTTGCATAATGGAATTTAATCAAACCTGTAAAGGCCATGGATATTCCTCCTTGTTTTTAAATATCAAAAAACTCAACCTTGAATTTTAATTGAATAGTTATACGTCAGATGATAGTGATAAAATTTAGTGTCCTGCTCATACCCCGAGATCCCACCGGTGTATAAAAAGCCCGACTCTTTCATTAATAGCTTCACCTGATCTAAAAGTTCATTATAGTTACCTTTTGAATACAAGCTCACCTGAACATTTGAGAGCGTATTCTCTAACTGGTTATCTGCGTGCAAATCGGGTCGGTTCACAACCTCGAAATACACGATATAGGTCGTAGCCGCTCCGCTGTAAAAGTGAAGCGCCGTCGGAACGGAAACCGGCGCAAGTGCAGACTGAATCACACCAGTGACACTCATAGCCCCATCCCCTTTTTCATTTCATCAGCCATGATGTTAATCAGGTTCACCTTTTCCCGTATAAACACCGGACGGACAACAGGCGTTGCTTTCATTTTCGACGTACCAAACTCATGAAAGAACATATAAAAAGCCGCATTCCCCTGATTGGAGTACCCGACTTCAAGTTTTCCATTCTTATATTCAGTCTTAATCACCGAAGTGGCCGCCTTGCCTGTACGTCTTACGAGACCGGTTTTATAAGCGTTATCTGATATTTTATCTTTCAGGTAATCTCCTGCTGCCTCTACTGCTTTCTTTTCGATTTCAGGAGCATTTTCTGCCATTTTGCGAAGTTTGTCAGCAATCTGACTTAACCCATCAATCTGGATATTCATGACTGATCGTTCAGGGCGGCAATCGCTTTTTCCTTACCTCTAACCTTTTCGCCATTAGGTAATTCATAATGACCGCCTCCCAGGTGTTTTAGTTCAGCCTTAACTTCCGCGTCAGCAGCAACTAAAAAACCCTTATCGATTAATTCGTCGATTCGGGTCTGTGAGGTATTGGTGTATAGATCATCTTTTTTGTAATACGTCCCGTCCTTGTCTTTTAAAAGACGTTTCACTTTATGAGTTTGTGTCATGTTGATTCCCCTCTCTATTATGGTTTTCATCAATGCGGCTACAATATAACTCAATCAGATGACCTGGTTTCTCAAAAGTTCGATAAACACGATATTCATTTCCTTCAAAGGACAATTTTTTCTGTCCCTTATATTCAAAGATATGGACTTCGAATATCTGTTCAATGGTGAAGTTCGATTGTGCTGCGGCATAGAACTCCTGAGAACGAACAGGCAGTTTTCGAGCAAGGATCGTGTCCTCATCAGCATCTACTTCTATAGCGAAACCATCTGAATCCTTATCAGAATAGCCAGGAGTGATTAAAGTAATTTCATGATCCCAGTTCGCCATCTGATCACCCCTTGCTGTGCTGCTGAAAATACAGCTCTTTTAACCGGTACCGTAAATTGTGCGGTAGCTGATCCGGCTGACCAGGTGTTTCATACCGATAAGCTGAATAGTCGACCACAAGCATGACATGACTATGATCCTGTTCATCCAGTGTAAGTCCCTGTCTGCTTTCA comes from Jeotgalibacillus aurantiacus and encodes:
- a CDS encoding HK97-gp10 family putative phage morphogenesis protein, with product MNIQIDGLSQIADKLRKMAENAPEIEKKAVEAAGDYLKDKISDNAYKTGLVRRTGKAATSVIKTEYKNGKLEVGYSNQGNAAFYMFFHEFGTSKMKATPVVRPVFIREKVNLINIMADEMKKGMGL
- a CDS encoding major tail protein, with the protein product MAFTGLIKFHYAKQLTDEPGVGATYDTPKPVGAAISLSETPTTSMTTLYAENGPSETAAANGPTAAEIGVKDLTDEVLADLLGQTINADGVRIQSRNDTAPYVALGFQMTSESGDDAFVWLFKGKFARPSRTANTKGESVEFNTPTITATFISRDFDGEEKATIRKNATNSAITDSWFEAVYEPVPTP
- the gpG gene encoding phage tail assembly chaperone G; protein product: MEITLQVIDEQNEVEEKHFSVPFVPASTMLAYFEIEEKIENKKQLKPSEIKLYVDLIVKTFRNQFTAEEFFDGVPSHQLMGVITEFILSINKDPYADKKGEPSGE
- a CDS encoding phage head closure protein → MANWDHEITLITPGYSDKDSDGFAIEVDADEDTILARKLPVRSQEFYAAAQSNFTIEQIFEVHIFEYKGQKKLSFEGNEYRVYRTFEKPGHLIELYCSRIDENHNREGNQHDTNS